One Dehalobacter sp. genomic window, GAAATGGACCATTAAACATTGGGGTTGTAGTTGAAATTCGCCCCGTGGTAACACCGGTCGTTCCACAATTTCCCATGCCTCGACCTGTCCGTGAGCCTTGACCCAAAGGTCCTGTTCCATCTCTAGCAGGCATATCAGTTTCCTTTCAACCTATTTAAACTTTCTTAAGCAATTGCAGGATGATTTCATTTGTTCTTGCCAATTCCTGCTTCCAATATTGCAAGGCTTCTTCTCCTAGCGCCGTCAAATGATAAGTCCGCCGAGGAGGACCTTGTGTCTGATCAGTTTCCCAATCGGATTGAATCCACCCAAGGTCTTCCATTTCTCGTAAAGTTCGGTAAACGACGCTTGGGTGAAGTGTATTTAAGCCTATTTCTCCTAAATCATTAAGCAGCGAGTATCCATGACTAGGCTCTCCCTTTACCAGTACCAGTAAAGCAGGTTCCAATAAGGACACAGTCAAGGAAGAGTGTCGTTTCTCTTGACCCTCCCCATTTCTCATTGCCCATCCTCTTCC contains:
- a CDS encoding helix-turn-helix transcriptional regulator, with amino-acid sequence GRGWAMRNGEGQEKRHSSLTVSLLEPALLVLVKGEPSHGYSLLNDLGEIGLNTLHPSVVYRTLREMEDLGWIQSDWETDQTQGPPRRTYHLTALGEEALQYWKQELARTNEIILQLLKKV